A DNA window from Trichosurus vulpecula isolate mTriVul1 chromosome 2, mTriVul1.pri, whole genome shotgun sequence contains the following coding sequences:
- the TINAGL1 gene encoding tubulointerstitial nephritis antigen-like — protein sequence MWLNSLLAALLLAGPGTFCARSGRSRRELAPGLHSRGIRDAGGSYCQARDLCCTGREDDCTLPYLGTLCYCDLFCNRTVSDCCPDFWDFCLGIPPPFPVIQGCMYQGRVYPTLGTYQDNCNRCTCKEDGAWECDQEPCLVNPDLINAINLGNYGWTAGNHSAFWGMTLDDGIRYRLGTVRPTSSVMNMNEIQMVMLPDETLPSAFNASDKWPGLIHEPLDQGNCAGSWAFSTAAVASDRISIHSMGHMTPALSPQNLLSCDTHNQQGCRGGRLDGAWWFLRRRGLVSNHCYPFSAGDQDGAVPAAPCMMHSRHMGRGKRQATAHCPNSRAHANHIYQATPPYRLSSYEKDIMKELLENGPVQALMEVHEDFFLYKSGIYKHTPISLGKPERYRQHGTHSVKITGWGEEIQPDGQKLKYWTAANSWGPTWGENGYFRIVRGANECDIESFVVGVWGRVGMEDMSPHH from the exons ATGTGGCTGAACTCCCTCTTGGCCGCCCTGCTGCTGGCAGGTCCAGGAACCTTCTGTGCCCGGAGTGGTCGGAGTCGCCGGGAGTTGGCACCGGGTTTACACTCTAGGGGCATCCGGGATGCAGGTGGTTCCTACTGCCAGGCACGAGACCTCTGCTGCACAGGTCGGGAGGATGACTGCACCTTGCCCTATCTGGGCACCCTCTGCTACTGTGACCTGTTCTGCAACCGGACGGTCTCTGACTGTTGCCCTGACTTTTGGGACTTCTGCCTGGGCATTCCACCCCCCTTCCCTGTTATCCAAG ggTGTATGTATCAGGGACGAGTATACCCAACCCTTGGGACCTACCAAGACAATTGTAACCGATG CACCTGCAAGGAGGACGGGGCATGGGAGTGTGACCAGGAGCCCTGCCTGGTGAACCCGGACCTGATCAATGCCATCAACCTTGGCAACTATGG GTGGACAGCTGGGAACCACAGTGCCTTCTGGGGGATGACTCTTGATGATGGGATCCGGTACCGCCTGGGCACAGTCCGACCTACCTCCTCTGTGATGAACATGAATGAGATACAA ATGGTCATGTTACCAGATGAAACTCTTCCCTCAGCCTTCAATGCCTCCGATAAATGGCCTGGCCTGATCCACGAGCCCCTGGACCAGGGGAACTGTGCAGGTTCCTGGGCATTTTCCACAGCAG CTGTGGCTTCAGACCGTATCTCTATCCACTCAATGGGTCATATGACCCCAGCCTTGTCCCCGCAGAACCTGCTGTCCTGTGACACTCACAATCAGCAGGGTTGCCGGGGTGGGCGGCTCGATGGGGCCTGGTGGTTCCTGCGTCGCCGTGG GCTGGTGTCCAACCACTGCTACCCATTCTCTGCAGGAGATCAGGATGGGGCAGTCCCTGCGGCCCCATGCATGATGCACAGTCGCCACATGGGTCGGGGCAAACGCCAGGCCACCGCCCACTGCCCCAACAGCCGGGCCCACGCTAACCACATCTACCAGGCCACACCTCCCTATCGCCTCTCCTCCTAT GAGAAAGACATCATGAAGGAGCTGCTGGAGAACGGGCCTGTCCAAG CCCTCATGGAAGTGCATGAAGATTTCTTCTTATACAAGAGTGGTATCTATAAGCACACGCCAatcagtctggggaagcctgaACGTTACCGCCAACATGGGACTCATTCTGTCAAAATCACGGG gtggggagaggaaatTCAGCCTGATGGACAGAAACTGAAATACTGG ACAGCAGCCAACTCGTGGGGCCCAACCTGGGGAGAGAATGGATATTTCCGAATTGTCCGAGGGGCCAATGAGTGTGATATCGAGAGCTTTGTGGTGGGCGTGTGGGGCAGGGTCGGCATGGAAGACATGAGCCCACACCACTGA